From the genome of Ralstonia insidiosa:
TGCTGCTGCAGGCGGATATGCACGAATGCCGTCACCGGCAGACCGTACGCTTCTTCATCGACGATGGCCGTATAGCCACGGATCACGCCTGCCTCTTCCAGCAGCCGCAGCCGTCGCAGGCAGGGGGAGGGTGACAGGTTGACCCGCTCCGACAACTCCTGATTGGTCAACCGGCCCTCCTTCTGGAGAGCGGCGATGATCTGCCTATCCTTCTTGTCCACGCGATTCTCCTAGATCCTGGATTGGCAGACTCTGCCAATTTGAGCCGCAGTATTGGCGGAAATAACAAGATACTACTTTTTATGCTGGGGCATTCTGTCGTCATTCAGAAATCGAGGATGACGACATGCGCGGTTCGACATTGACGGCAGGAACGGGTGGTCTGGCTGGACGGGACGCCACCCAAACCAGTCCGCTGATCGGGTATGCGGCGATGGTGCTGACGGTGCTGATCTGGGCTGGGTTTGCGCTGTCGATTCGCGCCATTGGTGCCTCGCCGCTGGCACCGGCCGATGTGGCGCTCATCCGATTCGGTCTGCCGACCTTGTTGCTGCTGCCGTTTCTGCCGTCACGCTGGCCGATGCTGCGGCGTGTGAAGCCGCTTAGCGCGCTGATGGTCCTGGTGGGCGGTGGCCTGCCGTTCTTCTTCATGGCGTCTGCCGGCGGCAAGGTGACCTCCGCCGCTCACGTGGCTGCGCTGATCGCGGGCACCACGCCGTTGTCGGTAGCGCTGATCGCCTACGCGCTGGATGGCCAGCGCATCGGCGCGGCGCGGGGGCGGGCCATCGCGATCATCCTCGCGGGCGTGGTGCTGTTGCTGGTGTCGCAAACGCATGCGTCACACGGTGCGTTCGTCGGCGGGGCCGCGCTGCTGTTGCTGGCCAGCCTGCTCTGGGGCAGCTACACGCTGGGGCTGCGCCGTGCCGGGCTCGACGCCATCGGTTGTGCGCTGCTGCTGAGCGTGCCTTCGTTCGTGCTGCTCGTGTTGCTGGTGAGCCTGGGCGTGGTCGACAGCCACATTGGACAGTTCTCCATGACCAGCGCCATGCCGTTCCTGCTGGCCCAGGGCCTGGGGGTTGGCGTGATTTCCAGCGTGTCGTATGCGCTCGCGATCCGTCATCTGGATACGCCGCGCTGTTCCGCGATTGGCTCGATGGCGCCCGCGCTGGCGTGCCTTGGGGCTGTGCCCCTGCTTGGTGAATCGCTGACCCTGACCGTTGTGTGCGGCATTGCTGCGATCACCGCAGGCGTGATCCTCGCAAACCGCGCTTAAGCGCATCGCCTCGTTCTTCTGGAGACCACACCCATGCTTACGACGCTTGCCACTGTTACCCCGGACCCGCTGTGGGGGCTGACTGCCGCTTTCCGTGCTGACCCACGACCCAACAAGGTCGATCTCGTGGTGGGCGTCTACCGCGATGAAACCGGGCGGACGCCGGTCATGGCCGCTGTGAAGATGGCAGAGGAGCGCTTGGCCGCTGCCGGGACCTCCAAGGCCTACCGCGGGTTGGCGGGCAATACCGAGTTCAACGCCGGTCTGGCAGCCCTGCTGCTCGGGCACGACGCGGGGCGCCTGGCGCGCCAGACCACGATGCAGACCGTGGGCGGGACCGGCGCACTGCGACTGCTGGCCGACTTCATCGCCGTGGCGTCGCCCGGCGCGCGCGTGTGGGTGTCCGACCCCGGCTACGTCAACCACGTGCCCATCATGCGGGCGGCAGGACTGATGGTCGAACGCTACCGCTGGCAGGCCGACGGTGGT
Proteins encoded in this window:
- a CDS encoding DMT family transporter; protein product: MRGSTLTAGTGGLAGRDATQTSPLIGYAAMVLTVLIWAGFALSIRAIGASPLAPADVALIRFGLPTLLLLPFLPSRWPMLRRVKPLSALMVLVGGGLPFFFMASAGGKVTSAAHVAALIAGTTPLSVALIAYALDGQRIGAARGRAIAIILAGVVLLLVSQTHASHGAFVGGAALLLLASLLWGSYTLGLRRAGLDAIGCALLLSVPSFVLLVLLVSLGVVDSHIGQFSMTSAMPFLLAQGLGVGVISSVSYALAIRHLDTPRCSAIGSMAPALACLGAVPLLGESLTLTVVCGIAAITAGVILANRA